A portion of the Acidimicrobiales bacterium genome contains these proteins:
- a CDS encoding DUF5615 family PIN-like protein — MKFLVDAQLPVRLARRLATAGHDAVHTSELPEANRTTDGEIARLADAEDRVVVTKDRDFRDGHLLRGTPGRLLVVATGNITNDDLLALFDRHLDAVVEALEEARFVELAHDRLIVHGDR, encoded by the coding sequence GTGAAGTTCCTCGTCGACGCCCAGCTTCCGGTTCGACTGGCCCGCCGCCTGGCGACCGCCGGCCACGACGCCGTCCACACCTCCGAGCTGCCCGAAGCCAACAGGACGACCGACGGCGAGATCGCCCGCCTGGCCGACGCCGAGGACCGGGTGGTGGTCACCAAGGACCGGGACTTCCGTGACGGCCACCTCCTGCGTGGCACGCCCGGGCGCCTGCTCGTGGTCGCCACCGGGAACATCACCAACGACGACCTCCTCGCCCTGTTCGACCGCCACCTCGATGCCGTCGTCGAAGCACTCGAAGAGGCCCGCTTCGTCGAACTGGCCCACGATCGCCTGATCGTCCACGGCGACCGCTGA
- a CDS encoding DUF433 domain-containing protein → MSRLDRITSDPSICHGKPTVRGLRYPVENLLELLASGMTIEDVIADHPDLERDDLLAALEFGALATGMRRVVPLGAA, encoded by the coding sequence ATGTCGCGGCTCGACCGGATCACGTCGGACCCCTCGATCTGCCACGGCAAGCCGACCGTCCGGGGCCTGCGCTACCCGGTCGAGAACCTCCTCGAGCTGCTGGCCTCCGGAATGACGATCGAGGACGTGATCGCCGACCACCCGGACCTCGAGCGTGACGACCTGCTCGCCGCTCTCGAGTTCGGCGCCCTTGCGACCGGGATGCGGCGAGTGGTGCCACTCGGCGCTGCGTGA